One window of Streptomyces sp. NBC_00273 genomic DNA carries:
- a CDS encoding DUF3344 domain-containing protein, protein MGSSRRILGTLGLLSCLTLSVNTQMAGAAAPAPKELPRVPFTQRYQAVQHGGLVRASNSGISCRKEESPQAEPCAAVKKGAAGVNGDFEMFYSEVDEDPDTYNSTRAELKVPQGAKVSYARLYWGGNLRVGEQKPPRDNGRVLVAEPGGAYKEVLADTVMGHRTDAGSDAYQASADVTPLVRNGGAGLWTVAQLNIAMGHSEVGAWGGWTLVVAYEHPKEPVRRISLWDGFESIAARAGDAVVEVEGLDAPAGSTGRVGVVGYDGDRGTLGDSLNVTADSGRRVNLSNEENPSNDVMNSTITEFGNQSFVRQPEHMNNLGYDADVFDLSPALSGGARSLSFRFTGESQGHFLGVLFVQTDARR, encoded by the coding sequence ATGGGTTCCTCCCGCAGAATCCTCGGCACGCTCGGTCTGCTGTCCTGCCTCACCCTTTCCGTGAACACCCAGATGGCGGGGGCGGCGGCTCCTGCTCCGAAGGAGTTGCCCCGGGTTCCGTTCACCCAGCGTTACCAGGCCGTGCAGCACGGCGGGCTGGTGCGCGCCTCCAACTCCGGCATCAGCTGTCGCAAGGAGGAGTCCCCGCAGGCCGAGCCGTGCGCCGCGGTCAAGAAGGGCGCGGCGGGGGTCAACGGCGACTTCGAGATGTTCTACAGCGAGGTCGACGAGGATCCGGACACCTACAACTCCACCCGGGCCGAGCTCAAGGTCCCGCAGGGCGCGAAGGTCTCGTACGCCCGTCTCTACTGGGGCGGGAACCTGCGGGTGGGCGAGCAGAAGCCGCCGCGGGACAACGGCAGGGTGTTGGTCGCCGAGCCCGGCGGCGCGTACAAGGAGGTCCTCGCCGACACGGTGATGGGCCACCGCACGGACGCGGGCAGCGATGCCTACCAAGCCTCCGCCGACGTGACCCCGCTGGTCCGCAACGGCGGCGCCGGCCTGTGGACGGTGGCCCAGCTCAACATCGCGATGGGGCACTCCGAGGTGGGGGCCTGGGGCGGCTGGACCCTGGTCGTCGCCTACGAGCACCCGAAGGAGCCGGTGCGTCGGATCTCGCTGTGGGACGGCTTCGAGTCGATCGCAGCCCGTGCCGGTGACGCGGTCGTCGAGGTCGAGGGCCTGGACGCGCCGGCCGGCTCCACGGGCCGGGTCGGGGTGGTCGGGTACGACGGGGACCGGGGCACCCTCGGGGATTCACTCAACGTGACGGCCGACAGCGGTCGCCGGGTGAACCTCAGTAATGAAGAAAATCCTTCTAATGATGTTATGAATTCCACGATCACGGAATTCGGAAATCAGTCGTTCGTGCGACAGCCCGAACATATGAATAATCTCGGATATGACGCGGACGTGTTCGACCTGAGTCCCGCCCTGTCCGGTGGTGCCCGCAGTCTGAGCTTCAGGTTCACGGGTGAAAGTCAGGGTCATTTCCTCGGTGTGCTCTTCGTTCAGACAGACGCGCGCCGCTGA
- a CDS encoding glycosyltransferase: MPSQPRAAQPTTVLHLVQPVDGGVARVVTDLVRAQTAEGLRAVVGCPPGGTLGDAARAAGAEVLTWRAGRAPGPGLPAEIIGARQVLHRVRPHLLHAHSAKAGLAGRLAARGSLPTVFQPHAWSFDAVGGATGALALRWERYGARWADRVLCVSDAERRAGETEGITARWSVIRNGVDLDHFRPGGPDPDRDRALARAELPLPAGFPGDGPLVVCVGRICPQKGQDILLRAWPELLATVPGARLALVGDGPDVERLRHIAAPSGTSVHFAGAAADIRPWLRAADLVVLPSRWEGMALAPLEAMACGRPVLVSDVSGARESLPPGQGRLCLVPPEDPTALAEALGRLLAEPRLLAELGEQARQHARTDFDVRRTTDAVTGLYHELLGRPRPLNQERISR, from the coding sequence GTGCCCAGTCAACCTCGGGCGGCACAGCCCACGACCGTCCTCCACCTCGTACAACCCGTCGACGGCGGTGTGGCCAGGGTCGTCACCGACCTCGTCCGCGCGCAGACCGCCGAAGGCCTGCGCGCCGTCGTCGGGTGTCCGCCCGGCGGCACGCTCGGCGACGCCGCCCGGGCCGCCGGGGCCGAAGTGCTCACCTGGCGCGCCGGGCGGGCCCCCGGGCCCGGACTGCCCGCCGAGATCATCGGAGCCCGGCAGGTCCTCCACCGGGTACGGCCCCACCTCCTGCACGCCCACAGCGCCAAGGCCGGCCTGGCCGGCCGGCTCGCCGCGCGCGGGAGCCTGCCCACCGTCTTCCAACCCCACGCCTGGTCCTTCGACGCGGTCGGCGGGGCCACCGGCGCGCTCGCGCTGCGCTGGGAGCGGTACGGGGCCCGTTGGGCCGACCGGGTGCTCTGCGTCAGCGACGCCGAACGCCGCGCGGGCGAGACCGAAGGGATCACCGCCCGCTGGTCGGTGATCCGCAACGGCGTGGACCTGGACCACTTCCGTCCCGGCGGACCGGACCCCGACCGCGACAGGGCCCTGGCCCGCGCCGAACTGCCGCTGCCCGCCGGCTTCCCGGGCGACGGGCCGCTCGTCGTGTGCGTGGGCCGCATCTGCCCCCAGAAGGGGCAGGACATCCTGCTGCGGGCCTGGCCGGAGCTGCTCGCCACCGTCCCCGGAGCCCGCCTCGCCCTCGTCGGGGACGGCCCCGACGTCGAACGGCTGCGCCACATCGCCGCGCCGTCCGGCACCAGCGTGCACTTCGCGGGCGCCGCCGCCGACATCCGACCGTGGCTTCGGGCCGCCGATCTCGTTGTACTGCCGTCGCGGTGGGAAGGGATGGCGCTCGCCCCGCTCGAAGCCATGGCCTGTGGCCGCCCGGTCCTGGTCTCCGACGTCAGCGGTGCCAGGGAGAGCCTGCCGCCGGGCCAGGGACGCCTGTGCCTGGTGCCGCCGGAGGACCCGACGGCCCTGGCCGAGGCCCTGGGCCGGCTGCTCGCCGAGCCGCGGCTGCTCGCCGAACTCGGGGAGCAGGCCCGGCAGCACGCCCGGACCGACTTCGACGTGCGGCGGACCACGGACGCGGTCACCGGCCTGTACCACGAACTGCTGGGCAGGCCCCGGCCCTTGAACCAGGAGCGCATCAGCCGATGA
- a CDS encoding exopolysaccharide biosynthesis polyprenyl glycosylphosphotransferase — translation MTMDSAPARHTGQSGTGPAGGGAFAPVHPAAARRSATGIHPPRGPRTDQARSALRPRSVRRRGRALPLLTVDVLAAVLTATTLPAAVPVLSAAPVLLAALHAQAGLYRPRLAPSALLELPVLAGRSAVLWCSVAAVTAAADPSRAMGWSALLTAVCLQVVLACAGRGLVNELQRRSAVRRPVSALVVGPSAGASAVAAALHGRPEFGLRPVGLADPVVGYAPAEGDGGALPLLATHEDIRRAVIQNSVGHAVFTRPPEADERTASLVRLFHDHGCRLWLADPAGTAKVTGMRVPHPTDQLWGYAVQPLLPRPARPLERWAKRGIDTVLALIALLAAAPVMGACALAVRLWDGPGVIFRQERVGLYGRPFTLLKFRTLRADAHEAATRWTVAGDRGMSPVGSFLRKSSLDELPQLWNVVRGDMALVGPRPERPFFVAKFSTVHPGYEARHRMPVGITGLAQINGLRGDTSIEDRARFDNHYIDTWSLWQDLWILARTAASFFRFRLGGS, via the coding sequence ATGACGATGGACAGCGCACCCGCCCGGCACACCGGGCAGAGCGGCACGGGGCCCGCCGGCGGAGGCGCCTTCGCGCCCGTGCACCCCGCGGCGGCCCGCCGTTCAGCGACCGGCATCCACCCCCCGCGCGGGCCCAGGACCGACCAGGCCCGCTCCGCCCTACGCCCCCGGAGCGTCCGCCGTCGCGGCCGAGCGCTCCCGCTGCTCACCGTCGACGTGCTGGCCGCCGTACTCACCGCGACGACCCTGCCCGCGGCGGTGCCCGTCCTGTCCGCGGCCCCCGTCCTGCTCGCCGCGCTGCACGCGCAGGCCGGGCTCTACCGACCGCGGCTCGCCCCCTCCGCCCTCCTCGAACTGCCCGTGCTGGCCGGACGCTCCGCCGTCCTGTGGTGCTCGGTCGCCGCCGTCACGGCCGCCGCCGACCCGTCCCGGGCCATGGGCTGGAGCGCACTGCTCACCGCCGTCTGCCTGCAGGTCGTACTCGCGTGTGCGGGCCGCGGCCTCGTCAACGAGCTCCAGCGCCGCTCGGCCGTACGCCGCCCCGTCTCCGCCCTCGTCGTCGGACCCAGCGCCGGGGCGAGCGCGGTGGCCGCCGCCCTGCACGGCCGCCCCGAATTCGGGCTGCGCCCGGTCGGACTCGCCGATCCCGTCGTGGGCTACGCACCCGCCGAGGGCGACGGCGGCGCCCTGCCGCTGCTCGCCACCCACGAGGACATCCGGCGCGCGGTCATCCAGAACTCGGTCGGGCACGCGGTGTTCACCCGCCCCCCGGAGGCCGACGAGCGCACCGCCTCCCTGGTCCGGCTCTTCCACGACCACGGCTGCCGGCTGTGGCTCGCCGACCCGGCCGGCACCGCCAAGGTCACCGGCATGCGGGTGCCGCACCCCACCGACCAGCTCTGGGGGTACGCCGTGCAGCCGCTGCTGCCGCGCCCGGCCCGGCCGCTCGAACGCTGGGCCAAGCGGGGCATCGACACCGTGCTCGCCCTGATCGCACTGCTCGCCGCCGCGCCCGTGATGGGGGCGTGCGCGCTGGCCGTACGCCTCTGGGACGGGCCGGGGGTGATCTTCCGGCAGGAACGGGTCGGCCTGTACGGGCGGCCCTTCACCCTGCTGAAGTTCCGCACCCTGCGCGCCGACGCGCACGAGGCCGCCACCCGTTGGACGGTGGCGGGCGACCGCGGGATGAGCCCGGTCGGGTCCTTCCTGCGCAAGTCCTCGCTGGACGAGCTGCCGCAGTTGTGGAACGTCGTACGCGGTGACATGGCCCTGGTCGGTCCCCGACCCGAACGGCCCTTCTTCGTGGCCAAGTTCTCCACCGTCCACCCGGGCTACGAGGCCCGGCACCGGATGCCCGTCGGCATCACCGGCCTCGCCCAGATCAACGGCCTGCGCGGGGACACCTCCATCGAGGACCGGGCCCGCTTCGACAACCACTACATCGACACCTGGTCGCTGTGGCAGGACCTGTGGATCCTCGCCCGCACCGCGGCCTCCTTCTTCCGCTTCCGGCTGGGGGGCAGCTGA
- a CDS encoding O-antigen ligase family protein, with amino-acid sequence MSLAVPGRLVRPDVPGLLRRHWPLLPLAATVLFLLAPLPAGDATASGKVGPADAASLLLVLVCAVQALRGRVRELPPLGVLVLGAPAVGLAVATMTAGDPYAALPGFVRYLQVFVLVPAAVVLLVQGAAEFRLAAGCFVVLALAQGAVGVVQYATHTGASYQGEDVRAVGTFGPGDVMGMATVVAYGLIVATAAGLAAGLPRRLRRIAGGCALALVLPLVLSFSRGAWIATAGAAVLVMALAGIRRALKVVAALAAAGVVLVGGFGVGSEMVAERLTSITQVSSAPDQSVTDRYTMWAAAESMWRERPAVGVGLKGFPANRDGHASLGLSSGSDTAGAGQAYLRQPLLSPHNMYLLILSEQGLIGLIALVGGWAALLVAGLRRLGSGAGGGARARDCGLIAIGLFVWQLTDFLYADIGGPSTVLTGVIIGLAAWWALPSRGSADSEAPGGAGSRGRAPGVAARP; translated from the coding sequence ATGAGTCTCGCCGTACCGGGCCGGCTGGTCCGGCCGGACGTGCCGGGTCTGCTGCGCCGGCACTGGCCGCTGTTGCCGCTCGCCGCGACCGTGCTGTTCCTGCTCGCCCCGCTCCCGGCGGGGGACGCCACCGCCTCCGGGAAGGTCGGCCCGGCCGACGCCGCCTCGCTGCTGCTGGTCCTCGTCTGCGCGGTGCAGGCGCTGCGCGGCCGGGTGCGGGAGCTTCCGCCGCTGGGTGTGCTCGTGCTCGGGGCGCCCGCCGTGGGCCTGGCGGTCGCCACGATGACCGCGGGGGATCCGTACGCCGCCCTGCCGGGCTTCGTGCGTTACCTGCAGGTCTTCGTCCTGGTCCCGGCGGCCGTGGTGCTCCTGGTGCAGGGCGCCGCGGAGTTCCGGCTGGCCGCCGGGTGCTTCGTGGTCCTGGCGCTGGCGCAGGGCGCGGTGGGGGTCGTGCAGTACGCCACCCACACCGGGGCCTCGTACCAGGGCGAGGACGTCCGGGCCGTCGGCACCTTCGGCCCCGGTGACGTCATGGGCATGGCCACCGTCGTGGCGTACGGGCTGATCGTGGCGACCGCCGCCGGGCTCGCTGCGGGGCTGCCGCGGCGGCTGCGGCGGATCGCGGGCGGTTGCGCGCTGGCGCTGGTGCTCCCGCTGGTGCTGTCCTTCAGCCGGGGCGCGTGGATCGCCACCGCCGGCGCGGCGGTGCTGGTGATGGCGCTGGCCGGGATCCGGCGGGCCCTGAAGGTGGTCGCCGCGCTCGCTGCCGCCGGGGTGGTCCTGGTCGGCGGGTTCGGGGTCGGCTCGGAGATGGTCGCCGAACGGTTGACCTCCATCACCCAGGTGTCCAGCGCCCCCGACCAGTCGGTGACCGACCGCTACACGATGTGGGCCGCCGCCGAGTCGATGTGGCGCGAGCGGCCGGCGGTGGGGGTGGGGCTCAAGGGATTCCCGGCCAACCGGGACGGGCACGCCTCGCTGGGCCTGTCCTCCGGCAGCGACACTGCGGGCGCCGGTCAGGCGTACCTGCGCCAGCCGCTGCTCTCCCCGCACAACATGTACCTGCTGATCCTGAGCGAGCAGGGCCTGATCGGGCTGATCGCACTCGTGGGCGGCTGGGCGGCCCTGCTGGTCGCGGGGCTGCGCCGGCTCGGCTCCGGCGCGGGCGGGGGCGCGAGGGCGCGGGACTGCGGGCTGATCGCGATCGGGCTGTTCGTGTGGCAGCTGACCGACTTCCTCTACGCGGACATCGGCGGGCCGTCCACGGTGCTGACCGGAGTGATCATCGGCCTGGCGGCCTGGTGGGCGCTGCCCTCCCGGGGGTCGGCGGATTCCGAGGCGCCCGGCGGTGCGGGTTCACGGGGTAGGGCCCCCGGGGTTGCGGCCCGCCCGTGA